In a genomic window of Ipomoea triloba cultivar NCNSP0323 chromosome 3, ASM357664v1:
- the LOC116014471 gene encoding protein DETOXIFICATION 14-like, with the protein MEDAPLLREVEAGPGRKRGIWSRWDAFWEELKKVSCIALPMVVVTISQQLVTTIGMMMVGHLGELSLSGAAIATSLTNVTGFSLLFGMSSALETLCGQAYGALQYKKLGVYTIGAIIPLIVACIPISILWVFMDKLLMLIGQDPLISVEAKKYSTWLIPALFPYAILQPLVRYLQAQSLILPMLLSSVVSLCFHVPVCWAFVFKFNLGSSGAAMAIALSYWLNVILLGVYVRCSSSCNDTRISFSKEIYSCIGEFVRLAIPSAGMICLEWWTYEIVILLSGLLPNPQLEASVLSICLLIASSHYFIPFSIGAGASTRVSNELGAGNSEAARIAVLAVLVLTLSEAVLANTALLCSSRVLGFAFSNEKEVVDYIRGMVPFVCLLVLTDCIQGVLSGVVRGNGRQRSGAYINLGSFYLVGLPVAIILGFVAHLNGKGLWIGLNAGATVQSLLLALITWFTDWQKQAARARVRIFHGN; encoded by the exons ATGGAGGATGCGCCATTGCTACGAGAAGTAGAGGCGGGGCCGGGGAGGAAGAGAGGAATATGGTCAAGATGGGATGCGTTCTGGGAGGAGCTAAAGAAGGTGAGCTGCATAGCACTGCCCATGGTGGTCGTCACAATTTCCCAGCAACTCGTGACCACGATAGGGATGATGATGGTCGGCCACCTCGGCGAACTCTCACTCTCCGGCGCCGCCATCGCCACTTCTCTCACCAACGTCACCGGTTTCAGTCTCCTT TTTGGAATGTCTAGTGCACTGGAGACTTTGTGTGGCCAAGCATATGGAGCTCTGCAATACAAGAAGCTAGGCGTCTACACAATTGGAGCTATAATACCTCTCATTGTGGCCTGCATACCAATATCTATTCTATGGGTTTTCATGGATAAACTTCTGATGTTAATAGGCCAAGATCCGCTGATTTCAGTTGAAGCCAAAAAATATTCGACTTGGCTCATTCCTGCCCTGTTTCCATATGCAATTCTTCAACCACTCGTTCGTTACCTGCAAGCACAAAGCTTGATCCTTCCTATGCTCTTAAGCTCAGTTGTGTCTCTATGCTTTCATGTGCCTGTCTGTTGGGCATTTGTGTTCAAGTTTAACTTAGGCAGCAGTGGAGCAGCAATGGCAATTGCTTTGTCGTACTGGCTCAATGTCATCCTCCTCGGTGTTTATGTGCGTTGTTCTTCCTCCTGCAATGATACTCGCATCAGTTTCTCGAAAGAAATTTATTCGTGTATAGGGGAGTTTGTGCGCTTGGCTATCCCCTCTGCAGGCATGATTTG TCTTGAATGGTGGACGTATGAGATAGTTATATTGCTTTCTGGACTTTTGCCTAATCCCCAACTTGAGGCTTCAGTTCTCTCAATATG CCTTTTGATTGCTTCATCCCACTACTTCATCCCGTTTTCCATTGGTGCTGGGGCAAG CACTCGAGTCTCGAATGAACTCGGGGCAGGAAACTCAGAGGCAGCGCGAATTGCTGTTTTGGCAGTGCTCGTACTCACACTCTCGGAGGCAGTACTCGCGAACACAGCTCTACTTTGCTCCAGCCGGGTTCTGGGATTCGCGTTCAGCAACGAGAAGGAAGTTGTGGATTACATAAGAGGAATGGTTCCTTTTGTCTGTCTGTTGGTCTTGACAGATTGCATCCAGGGAGTACTCTCTG GAGTCGTGAGAGGGAACGGGAGGCAGCGTTCTGGAGCATACATCAATCTGGGATCATTCTATTTGGTGGGATTGCCAGTGGCAATAATTCTCGGTTTTGTTGCTCACTTGAATGGGAAGGGGCTCTGGATCGGACTAAATGCAGGCGCTACGGTGCAATCTTTACTGCTTGCACTTATAACTTGGTTCACTGATTGGCAAAAACAG GCAGCAAGAGCTAGGGTAAGGATCTTTCatggaaattga